In Arsenophonus sp. aPb, one DNA window encodes the following:
- the glnB gene encoding nitrogen regulatory protein P-II — protein sequence MKKIDAIIKPFKLDDVREALADVGITGMTVTEVKGFGRQKGHTELYRGAEYMVDFLPKVKIEIVVPDDIVDSCVETITQTAQTGKIGDGKIFVYDIANVIRIRTGEQDEAAI from the coding sequence ATGAAGAAAATTGATGCAATTATCAAACCGTTCAAGCTAGATGATGTAAGAGAAGCCTTAGCAGATGTCGGCATAACCGGAATGACAGTCACGGAAGTAAAAGGGTTTGGACGACAAAAAGGTCATACAGAGCTTTATCGCGGCGCAGAATATATGGTTGATTTTTTGCCTAAAGTAAAAATTGAAATTGTTGTTCCAGATGACATTGTTGACAGTTGTGTCGAGACAATAACGCAAACGGCACAGACGGGAAAAATTGGTGATGGTAAAATCTTTGTTTATGATATTGCTAATGTGATCCGGATTCGAACCGGCGAGCAGGATGAAGCGGCTATTTGA